AGTGTTTTCGTGTGTCTTTTGACAGAAATTGCAAAATAAATATACTCAGTTAATAATTGAGTAGTAAATAACTAGTAAATAACTAGGGGCCCAATTGACTGAGAAGAACCCTTTGAACCTAAGATGGGTAATGCCAGCGAAGGAAAGTGAATCGTGTAATGCAAGAGTAACTTGTTAGCAACACATATCTAAAGCAGTTTTTGAGCACTTTTGTCCACTGGCAAAGGTGCTTTTTTGTGGAGGTAAAATCGTTACACTTACAGTTACATGAAACGTTCAGAAATCTGATGGAACAACAGCACAAGAACAAAAATTGCGCAAGATTTACATACAGAGCCATCTCGGGTTCAAGATATTTTAAAATTAAACCATGTTATGTTAGAAGATGCACGGATTCTCAAAAATTATTTAAGTCGGGTACTTTTTAGAGAAGGTAAGAAGGAATTGCATACACTAAGGTAACTGGAACTTACCGTGACTACTGGTTTTTAGCTCAATAAATAATTGAGCAAAATAAAATTTCATAAAAATACTTTAATGATTATAAAAAGACCTATCTTATTTTACAGATAAGTCTTTTTTCGTCATTATATTAAGTAAAATCATTTAGAATGAATTGATTTTATATGGGCACGCAAAGCTATGATTAGTCCGACAATAACTAAAACAATTCCAATAGCTGCACCGAATAATCCAGTTGATGACGACGCATCAGCTGAATGTTCATAAGCTAGTAAAGAATATTGTGTCATGACAATAGCAACTAGACCATCCGCAAAATTCAGTGATTTTAAGTAGGTAATAATTGGACTTCTAAAACGCCGTGATTTAACCCAACCAACAATGGAGGTCACAATTTTTGTAAAACCAATCAGTGCAATTAATAAAACAATACTCTGATTGTAATGTTGAGGTTGACCTTTAAAGTACATATATGCTGATAATCCTACTAAAGCAGCGCCCAAGAGTGCATATAAAATGCCACCTTCACGCAAGTACTTCATTTCAATTTTTTCTCGGTCAGCGAGGCTAATAGCAGAAATTCTAATTTGTTGATATCGCCATAAAAAATATGACCGTATGGCTAGCAGAATAATATAGTAACCACCAAAAATTAGAAACCAGAGAGACCAAAAAACTAAGCCAACAGCCAATTTTATTAAGGCAAATAAAGAATTTGATACTGTGCTTGCTGCATTATAAAGTACAACACGATCAGCCTTTTCTGTGATGTGTCGTCTTAAGTTATGTTTGTCAATCAGTTCATTGGTTTTATTTGTAACTTTGTCAATAATTTTCATGAAGACAGTCTTTCGTGTGGGAATTGTAAGTATGCTGACGGGCTATAGAGATAAAAATGTGTGATAATCCAGCATAAATTTCATTCTTAATTGTACCAAAATTTTGATGTAGAGAACGTACACACGATAAGATTAACAAAACACAAACAAAACGT
The Leuconostoc suionicum genome window above contains:
- a CDS encoding DUF2316 family protein, with translation MAQDLHTEPSRVQDILKLNHVMLEDARILKNYLSRVLFREGKKELHTLR